The Halobaculum magnesiiphilum genome contains the following window.
GGATCCGCTCGTACACCCAATCGGACCGCTTGCCGACGGCCTTGGCCGCGGCGACCGCGAGGTGCTGGGGGGTGACCCGCTCCTCCTCGACCTGCAGGTAGCCGCGGTCGGCCAGCCAGTCGTTGACGTGGATGTTTCGGGTCTTCTTCTCGAAGCCGTGGTCGCTCATGAGGAGGACGTTGTCCGCGAGCCCCGCGAGGTCCGCCGTGCACTCGTCGACCACAGTGAGCAACTGACGGTAGTACGTCGCGCGCTCGGCGTCGTCGGAGAAGTTCGAGAGGAGGTGACCCGCCCAGTCGGGGGTCGAGAACAGCACGAAGCCGAACCGGGGATCGTACTCGTCGAAGGCCTCGCGGGCGAAGTCGCGGCGGCGACGCGTTATGTCACAGACGTGGTCGAAGTAGACGCTGGGCCGTTTCTTCAGGCTCTTGTCGTGGTCGAGGATGTAGTCGTCGTAGCTGTCGAGCTCGCGGAGATGTGGGGGGACGGCGTCCGCCTTGTCCTTCGCGAGCATCGCGCTCACGAGGTGAGTGTCTTCGGCGCTCGGCTCCCGACCGATGGACGCGGGTAGATTGATGAGGACCGTGTCGTCGAGGTAGTCGTAGACCGCCGCCTCCGTCTCGTTCGTCTCGAACGGACTCACGTCGTAGTCGGCAGACTGTTGGATCATGTTCGTGAGCCCGTGCGTGCCGGGATCCGTCCCCGTTTGGAAGGACGTCCACGCGGGGAGGGTCGTCGGCGTATCGACGCTCATCAGATCGCCAGACACGCCTTCCTCCGTGACTCGACCGATGTATTTGGGGTCGATGTCGAATCGGTCGAGCATGTTGTAGGAGA
Protein-coding sequences here:
- a CDS encoding alkaline phosphatase family protein; the encoded protein is MELLVVGLDGLSYNMLDRFDIDPKYIGRVTEEGVSGDLMSVDTPTTLPAWTSFQTGTDPGTHGLTNMIQQSADYDVSPFETNETEAAVYDYLDDTVLINLPASIGREPSAEDTHLVSAMLAKDKADAVPPHLRELDSYDDYILDHDKSLKKRPSVYFDHVCDITRRRRDFAREAFDEYDPRFGFVLFSTPDWAGHLLSNFSDDAERATYYRQLLTVVDECTADLAGLADNVLLMSDHGFEKKTRNIHVNDWLADRGYLQVEEERVTPQHLAVAAAKAVGKRSDWVYERIRRVYNYIIGTSVGQSLQEAAESEVDYPNSRAWELRYGCLFINDDRFDQPNVDDPEALKRELKEELATITGPDGEPAFRDVLFAEEAYADPGEWAPDVIARPAPGGYPTMLDSPTDEPVSQTNNYNHRYRGMIAAEGPAFCTDETVEGLSIVDILPTLMHVLCEPVSPTFDGSVRHDLLAEERAVETMSPTDVPRPRLRTADETSQTERDEAVEERLADLGYIE